The following coding sequences lie in one Lelliottia jeotgali genomic window:
- a CDS encoding Homoserine O-succinyltransferase: MPIRVQDELPAVNFLREENVFVMKASRATGQEIRPLKVLILNLMPKKIETENQFLRLLSNSPLQVDIQLLRIDARESRNTPSEHLNNFYCNFEDIRNDNYDGLIVTGAPLGLVEFNDVAYWPQIKQVLEWAKDHVTSTLFVCWAVQAALNILYGIPKQTRADKLSGVYEHHILHPHALLTRGFDDSFLAPHSRYADFPAALIRDYTDLEILAETEDGDAYLFASKDKRIAFVTGHPEYDAHTLASEFFRDLDAGLTPEIPYNYFPKNDPQNTPRASWRSHGNLLFTNWLNYYVYQITPYDLRHMNPTLE; encoded by the coding sequence ATGCCGATTAGGGTGCAGGACGAGCTACCAGCCGTCAATTTCTTGCGTGAAGAAAACGTCTTCGTGATGAAGGCCTCGCGCGCGACAGGTCAGGAAATTCGCCCTCTGAAGGTTCTTATCCTCAATCTGATGCCTAAGAAGATCGAAACGGAAAATCAGTTTCTCCGTTTGCTCTCTAACTCGCCGCTACAAGTGGACATTCAGCTGCTGCGTATCGATGCCCGTGAATCGCGCAACACCCCGTCCGAACATTTGAATAATTTCTACTGTAACTTCGAAGATATCCGTAATGATAATTACGATGGCCTGATCGTCACAGGCGCGCCGCTTGGCCTGGTGGAATTCAACGATGTGGCCTATTGGCCGCAGATCAAACAGGTTCTCGAATGGGCCAAAGATCACGTCACCTCAACACTCTTTGTCTGTTGGGCGGTACAAGCGGCACTGAATATTCTCTACGGCATCCCTAAACAAACCCGCGCAGATAAGCTTTCTGGTGTCTATGAACATCATATTCTTCATCCCCATGCGCTGCTGACACGCGGTTTTGACGACTCTTTCCTCGCCCCTCACTCGCGCTATGCGGATTTCCCGGCAGCACTGATTCGTGATTACACCGATTTGGAGATCCTGGCCGAGACGGAGGATGGTGACGCCTATCTGTTCGCCAGCAAAGACAAACGTATCGCCTTTGTCACCGGTCATCCCGAGTACGACGCCCACACCCTCGCGAGCGAATTTTTCCGCGATTTAGACGCGGGATTAACCCCGGAAATTCCCTACAACTATTTCCCTAAAAACGATCCACAGAACACACCCAGAGCGTCCTGGCGCAGTCACGGGAATTTGCTCTTTACCAACTGGCTCAACTATTACGTCTACCAGATCACGCCATACGATCTGCGCCACATGAATCCAACGCTAGAGTAA
- a CDS encoding Hydroxymethylpyrimidine phosphate synthase ThiC yields MSATKLTRREQRAQAQHFIDTLEGTAFPNSKRIYITGSQANIRVPMREIQLSPTLIGGSKENPQFEDNEAVPVYDTSGPYGDTYVAINVQQGLAKLRQPWIEAREDSEFLTDRSSAYTKERLADDGLDELRFTGLLTPKRAKAGKCVTQLHYARSGVVTPEMEFIAIRENMGRERIRSEVLRHQHPGEGFGARLPENITPEFVRDEVAAGRAIIPANINHPESEPMIIGRNFLVKVNANIGNSAVTSSIEEEVEKLVWSTRWGADTVMDLSTGRYIHETREWILRNSPVPIGTVPIYQALEKVNGIAEDLTWEAFRDTLLEQAEQGVDYFTIHAGVLLRYVPMTAKRLTGIVSRGGSIMAKWCLSHHQENFLYEHFREICEICAAYDVSLSLGDGLRPGSIRDANDEAQFAELHTLGELTKIAWEYDVQVMIEGPGHVPMQMIRRNMTEELEHCHEAPFYTLGPLTTDIAPGYDHFTSGIGAAMIGWFGCAMLCYVTPKEHLGLPNKEDVKQGLITYKIAAHAADLAKGHPGAQIRDNAMSKARFEFRWEDQFNLALDPFTARAYHDETLPQESGKVAHFCSMCGPKFCSMKISHEVRDYAAKQVIEVGMADMSENFRAKGGEIYLKKEEA; encoded by the coding sequence ATGTCTGCAACTAAACTGACCCGCCGCGAACAGCGCGCACAAGCCCAACACTTCATCGACACCCTGGAAGGCACCGCTTTCCCGAATTCCAAACGCATTTACATCACCGGTTCGCAGGCCAATATCCGCGTGCCGATGCGTGAAATCCAGCTCAGCCCGACACTCATCGGCGGCAGCAAAGAGAATCCCCAGTTTGAAGACAACGAAGCGGTACCGGTTTACGACACCTCTGGCCCTTACGGTGATACGTATGTGGCCATTAATGTGCAGCAGGGTCTGGCAAAACTGCGTCAGCCGTGGATTGAAGCGCGTGAGGATAGCGAATTCCTGACCGACCGTAGCTCCGCATACACCAAAGAACGTCTGGCCGACGATGGCCTGGACGAGCTGCGCTTTACCGGTCTGTTGACGCCGAAACGTGCCAAAGCAGGCAAATGCGTGACTCAGTTACACTACGCCCGCTCAGGTGTCGTGACGCCGGAGATGGAGTTCATAGCGATTCGCGAAAACATGGGCCGCGAGCGCATCCGCAGCGAAGTGCTACGCCACCAGCATCCAGGCGAAGGCTTTGGCGCTCGCCTGCCGGAGAACATCACCCCGGAATTTGTGCGCGACGAAGTCGCCGCCGGACGGGCGATTATCCCCGCCAACATTAACCACCCGGAATCGGAGCCGATGATTATCGGCCGCAACTTCCTGGTGAAAGTGAACGCCAACATCGGTAACTCCGCGGTCACCTCTTCCATCGAAGAAGAGGTCGAAAAACTGGTGTGGTCCACCCGCTGGGGCGCAGACACGGTGATGGATCTCTCCACCGGTCGCTACATTCACGAAACTCGCGAGTGGATCTTGCGTAACAGCCCGGTGCCGATCGGCACTGTTCCGATCTACCAGGCGCTGGAGAAAGTCAACGGGATCGCTGAAGATCTTACCTGGGAAGCCTTCCGCGACACCCTGCTGGAACAGGCGGAACAGGGGGTGGATTACTTCACCATTCACGCCGGGGTATTGCTGCGTTACGTGCCGATGACCGCTAAACGTCTGACCGGGATTGTGTCGCGCGGCGGCTCGATTATGGCGAAATGGTGCCTGTCGCATCATCAGGAAAACTTTCTCTACGAACACTTCCGTGAGATTTGCGAAATCTGCGCCGCGTACGATGTCTCTCTGTCGCTGGGCGACGGCCTGCGTCCGGGTTCCATTCGCGACGCCAACGATGAAGCCCAGTTTGCCGAGCTACACACTCTGGGCGAGCTGACCAAAATCGCCTGGGAATATGACGTACAGGTGATGATCGAAGGCCCGGGCCACGTGCCGATGCAAATGATCCGTCGCAACATGACCGAAGAGCTGGAGCATTGTCACGAAGCACCATTCTACACCCTGGGGCCGCTGACCACCGATATTGCGCCGGGTTACGACCACTTCACTTCCGGTATCGGCGCGGCGATGATCGGCTGGTTTGGCTGCGCGATGCTCTGCTACGTTACCCCGAAAGAACACCTCGGCCTGCCGAACAAAGAGGACGTGAAGCAGGGGTTGATCACCTACAAAATCGCCGCCCATGCTGCCGATTTAGCCAAAGGCCACCCTGGTGCGCAGATCCGCGATAACGCGATGTCCAAAGCACGCTTCGAATTCCGCTGGGAAGACCAGTTCAATCTGGCCCTCGACCCGTTCACCGCCCGCGCCTATCACGATGAAACCCTGCCGCAGGAGTCCGGCAAAGTGGCGCACTTCTGCTCCATGTGCGGGCCAAAATTCTGCTCGATGAAAATCAGCCATGAAGTACGCGATTACGCTGCGAAGCAGGTTATCGAAGTTGGCATGGCCGATATGTCAGAAAACTTCCGCGCCAAAGGCGGCGAAATCTACCTCAAAAAAGAGGAGGCGTAA
- a CDS encoding NADH pyrophosphatase, producing the protein MDRIIEKLDRGWWIVSHEQKLWLPGGELPYGDAENFDLAGQQALRIGEWQGDPVWLIQLHRHHEMGSVRQVLDLDVGLFQLAGRGVQLAEFFRSHKYCGYCGHAMHRSKTEWAMLCNHCRERYYPQIAPCIIVAIRRDDSILLAQHTRHRNGVHTVLAGFVEVGETLEQAVAREVMEESSIKVKNLRYVTSQPWPFPMSLMTAFMADYDSGEIVIDQKELLEANWYRYDNLPLLPPPGTVARRLIEDTVAMCRAEYE; encoded by the coding sequence ATGGATCGTATAATTGAAAAATTAGATCGCGGCTGGTGGATCGTCAGTCACGAACAAAAATTATGGTTGCCCGGCGGAGAATTACCTTACGGCGACGCTGAAAATTTCGATCTTGCGGGGCAACAGGCGCTGAGGATCGGCGAATGGCAGGGCGATCCCGTGTGGTTGATCCAGCTGCATCGCCATCACGAGATGGGATCGGTTCGCCAGGTGCTCGATCTTGATGTCGGCCTGTTCCAGTTGGCCGGGCGCGGCGTGCAGCTGGCCGAGTTTTTCCGATCGCATAAATATTGCGGCTACTGTGGGCACGCCATGCACCGCAGCAAAACCGAGTGGGCCATGCTCTGTAACCACTGTCGCGAGCGCTACTATCCGCAAATCGCCCCGTGCATTATCGTCGCTATTCGCCGTGATGATTCCATTTTGCTGGCGCAACATACGCGCCATCGCAACGGCGTGCATACGGTGCTGGCCGGGTTCGTCGAAGTGGGCGAAACGCTTGAGCAGGCCGTGGCCCGCGAAGTGATGGAAGAGAGCAGTATCAAGGTGAAAAACCTGCGTTACGTCACCTCCCAGCCGTGGCCGTTCCCGATGTCGCTGATGACTGCGTTTATGGCGGATTATGACAGCGGCGAGATTGTGATTGACCAAAAAGAGCTGCTGGAAGCCAACTGGTATCGCTACGACAATTTACCGCTCCTCCCGCCGCCGGGCACCGTGGCGCGCCGACTGATCGAAGATACGGTGGCAATGTGCCGGGCTGAATATGAATGA
- a CDS encoding Endonuclease V, protein MDLASLRAQQIELASSVSREDRFDKDPPALIAGADVGFEQGGEVTRAAMVLLTWPALELVEYKVARIATTMPYIPGFLSFREYPALLAAWEQLSQKPDLLFVDGHGISHPRRLGVASHFGLLVDVPTIGVAKKRLCGKFEPLSAEPGALAPLMDKGEQLAWVWRSKARCNPLFVATGHRVSTDSALAWVQRCMKGYRLPEPTRWADAVASARPAFVRWQEIQR, encoded by the coding sequence ATGGATCTCGCGTCGTTACGCGCCCAGCAAATCGAACTGGCCTCGTCGGTTTCCCGCGAGGATCGTTTTGACAAAGATCCTCCGGCGTTGATCGCCGGAGCCGATGTTGGATTTGAGCAGGGCGGGGAAGTGACGCGAGCCGCGATGGTGCTCTTAACCTGGCCCGCGCTGGAGCTGGTGGAGTACAAAGTGGCGCGTATCGCCACCACTATGCCTTACATTCCGGGCTTTCTCTCCTTTCGTGAATATCCCGCGCTGCTGGCAGCGTGGGAACAACTCTCGCAAAAACCCGATCTGCTGTTTGTCGACGGTCATGGGATTTCCCATCCGCGCCGCCTCGGTGTGGCCAGCCATTTTGGTCTGCTGGTGGATGTGCCGACGATCGGCGTGGCGAAAAAACGCCTGTGCGGCAAATTTGAGCCGCTCTCCGCCGAACCCGGCGCACTGGCGCCGCTGATGGATAAGGGCGAGCAGCTGGCGTGGGTCTGGCGCAGCAAAGCGCGTTGTAATCCGCTGTTTGTCGCGACGGGGCATCGTGTGAGCACCGACAGCGCGCTGGCATGGGTGCAGCGCTGTATGAAAGGCTACCGTCTACCGGAGCCGACGCGCTGGGCTGATGCAGTCGCATCGGCGCGTCCGGCATTTGTTCGTTGGCAGGAAATTCAGCGTTGA
- a CDS encoding Uroporphyrinogen III decarboxylase, with protein MTELKNDRYLRALLRQPVDITPVWMMRQAGRYLPEYKATRAEAGDFMSLCKNAELACEVTLQPLRRFPLDAAILFSDILTIPDAMGLGLYFETGEGPRFTSPIKSKADVDKLPIPDPEQELGYVMNAVRTIRRELKGEVPLIGFSGSPWTLATYMVEGGSSKAFTVIKKMMYAEPLALHALLDKLAKSVTLYLNAQIKAGAQSVMIFDTWGGVLTGRDYQQFSLYYMHKIVDGLLRENEGRRVPVTLFTKGGGQWLEALAATGCDALGLDWTTDIGDARRRVGDKVALQGNMDPSMLYAQPARIEEEVATILAGFGKGEGHVFNLGHGIHQDVPPEHAGAFVEAVHRLSAPYHQ; from the coding sequence ATGACCGAACTGAAGAACGATCGTTATCTGCGTGCGCTGCTGCGCCAACCCGTTGATATCACCCCGGTGTGGATGATGCGCCAGGCGGGTCGCTATTTGCCGGAGTACAAAGCCACGCGCGCCGAGGCGGGCGATTTTATGTCTCTGTGCAAGAACGCGGAGCTGGCCTGCGAAGTCACGCTGCAGCCGCTGCGCCGTTTCCCGCTCGATGCGGCGATCCTTTTTTCAGATATCCTGACCATTCCGGACGCGATGGGGCTGGGCCTCTATTTCGAAACCGGTGAAGGCCCGCGTTTTACCTCGCCGATTAAGAGCAAAGCCGACGTTGATAAGCTGCCGATCCCCGATCCTGAGCAGGAACTGGGCTACGTCATGAATGCGGTGCGCACCATCCGCCGCGAGCTAAAAGGCGAAGTGCCGCTGATCGGCTTCTCTGGCAGCCCGTGGACGCTGGCGACCTACATGGTGGAAGGCGGCAGCAGCAAAGCCTTCACAGTGATCAAAAAGATGATGTACGCCGAGCCGCTGGCGCTGCATGCGCTGCTCGACAAGCTGGCGAAGAGCGTCACCCTGTACCTGAACGCTCAGATCAAAGCGGGCGCGCAGTCGGTGATGATTTTCGATACCTGGGGCGGCGTGCTGACCGGTCGTGATTATCAGCAGTTCTCCCTGTACTACATGCATAAAATTGTCGATGGCCTGCTGCGTGAAAACGAAGGCCGTCGTGTGCCGGTGACGCTGTTCACCAAAGGCGGCGGGCAGTGGCTCGAAGCGCTGGCCGCGACCGGGTGTGATGCGCTGGGTCTCGACTGGACGACGGACATCGGCGATGCGCGTCGTCGCGTGGGTGACAAAGTGGCGCTGCAGGGCAATATGGACCCGTCCATGCTCTACGCGCAGCCTGCGCGTATTGAAGAAGAAGTGGCGACCATTCTGGCCGGATTCGGCAAGGGTGAAGGCCACGTCTTTAACCTCGGCCACGGCATCCATCAGGACGTTCCGCCAGAGCACGCGGGCGCGTTTGTGGAGGCAGTACACCGACTTTCTGCGCCTTATCACCAGTAG
- a CDS encoding Regulator of sigma D, with product MLNQLESLTERVGGSHHLVDRWLHVRKHLLVAYYNLVGIKPGKESYMRLNEKALDDFCQSLVDYLSDGHFNLYERIIREMEGTTPYLAATKLYPLLEANTQQIMDYYDSTLENAIDQDNYLEFQQALSDLGEAMEVRFTLEDKLIALVLDSNLKASNEDNIARPA from the coding sequence ATGCTAAACCAGCTAGAAAGCCTGACAGAGCGCGTTGGAGGAAGTCATCACCTGGTCGATCGCTGGCTGCACGTGCGCAAACATTTGCTTGTTGCCTACTACAATCTGGTTGGCATTAAGCCTGGCAAAGAATCGTATATGCGGTTGAATGAAAAAGCGCTGGATGATTTTTGTCAAAGCCTGGTCGACTACCTTTCCGACGGTCATTTTAATCTATATGAACGTATTATTCGCGAAATGGAAGGGACGACGCCGTATTTAGCGGCGACTAAACTCTATCCGCTGCTGGAGGCCAATACCCAGCAGATCATGGACTATTACGACTCCACGCTCGAAAACGCCATCGACCAGGACAATTATCTGGAGTTCCAGCAGGCTCTTTCCGATCTCGGCGAGGCAATGGAAGTGCGATTTACGCTGGAAGACAAGCTCATCGCCCTGGTACTGGACAGCAATCTGAAGGCCAGCAACGAAGACAACATCGCGCGACCGGCTTGA
- a CDS encoding DNA-binding protein HU-alpha, with translation MNKTQLIDVIADKADLSKVQAKAALESTLAAITESLKEGDAVQLVGFGTFKVNHRAERTGRNPQTGKEIKIAAANVPAFVSGKALKDAVK, from the coding sequence ATGAACAAGACTCAACTGATTGATGTAATTGCGGACAAGGCTGATCTGTCCAAGGTGCAGGCTAAAGCTGCTCTGGAATCCACCCTGGCTGCTATTACTGAGTCTCTGAAAGAAGGCGATGCTGTACAACTGGTTGGTTTCGGTACCTTCAAAGTGAACCACCGCGCTGAGCGTACTGGCCGCAACCCGCAGACCGGTAAAGAAATCAAAATCGCCGCTGCAAACGTGCCGGCATTTGTTTCTGGCAAAGCACTGAAAGACGCTGTTAAGTAA
- a CDS encoding IMP cyclohydrolase, Phosphoribosylaminoimidazolecarboxamide formyltransferase: MQQRRPVRRALLSVSDKAGIVEFAQALSARGVELLSTGGTARLLADKGLPVTEVSDYTGFPEMMDGRVKTLHPKVHGGILGRRGQDDGIMEQHEIAPIDMVVVNLYPFAQTVARENCSLEDAVENIDIGGPTMVRSAAKNHKDVAIVVKSSDYDTIIKEMDANDGSLLLETRFDLAIKAFEHTAAYDSMIANYFGSLVPAYHGESKEPSGRFPRTLNLNFIKKQDMRYGENSHQNAAFYIEEEIKEASVATAQQVQGKALSYNNIADTDAALECVKEFSEPACVIVKHANPCGVAVSTSILDAYDRAYKTDPTSAFGGIIAFNRELDAETAQAIISRQFVEVIIAPSATEEALKVTAAKQNVRVLVCGQWAERVSGLDFKRVNGGLLVQDRDLGMVTASDLRVVSKRQPTEQELRDALFCWKVAKFVKSNAIVYSKENMTIGIGAGQMSRVYSAKIAGIKAGDEGLEVKGSAMASDAFFPFRDGIDAAAAVGVTCVIQPGGSIRDDEVIAAADEHGIAMIFTDMRHFRH, encoded by the coding sequence ATGCAACAACGTCGTCCAGTCCGCCGCGCTCTGCTCAGTGTTTCTGATAAAGCCGGTATCGTTGAATTCGCTCAGGCACTTTCTGCACGCGGCGTAGAGCTGCTGTCCACTGGCGGCACCGCTCGCCTGTTAGCAGATAAAGGTTTGCCTGTGACCGAAGTGTCCGATTACACCGGTTTCCCGGAAATGATGGATGGACGCGTAAAAACCCTGCATCCCAAAGTTCACGGCGGCATTCTGGGCCGTCGCGGTCAGGATGACGGTATTATGGAACAACACGAGATCGCGCCAATCGATATGGTTGTCGTTAACCTGTATCCGTTTGCTCAAACTGTTGCTCGCGAAAACTGCTCTCTTGAAGATGCGGTCGAGAACATCGACATCGGCGGCCCAACCATGGTGCGCTCCGCCGCGAAGAACCATAAAGATGTGGCTATCGTAGTAAAGAGCAGCGACTACGACACCATTATTAAAGAGATGGACGCCAACGACGGCTCTCTCCTGCTGGAAACCCGTTTCGACCTCGCCATAAAAGCTTTCGAACACACCGCCGCGTACGACAGCATGATCGCCAACTACTTCGGCAGCCTTGTTCCCGCCTACCACGGCGAGAGCAAAGAGCCTTCTGGCCGCTTCCCGCGCACCCTGAATCTGAACTTCATTAAGAAGCAGGATATGCGTTACGGTGAGAACAGCCATCAGAACGCCGCCTTCTATATAGAAGAAGAGATCAAAGAAGCTTCCGTTGCCACCGCGCAACAGGTTCAGGGCAAAGCGCTTTCCTATAACAACATTGCCGATACCGACGCGGCGCTGGAATGTGTGAAAGAGTTCAGCGAGCCAGCCTGCGTAATCGTCAAACACGCGAATCCATGCGGCGTTGCGGTTAGCACCTCTATTCTGGACGCATACGATCGCGCATATAAGACTGACCCGACCTCTGCTTTTGGCGGCATTATTGCTTTCAACCGTGAACTGGATGCTGAAACGGCACAGGCGATTATCTCCCGCCAGTTTGTCGAAGTGATTATTGCCCCTTCCGCTACGGAAGAAGCGCTGAAGGTAACCGCCGCCAAGCAGAACGTCCGTGTGCTGGTTTGTGGCCAGTGGGCTGAGCGCGTTTCAGGTCTCGATTTCAAACGTGTCAACGGTGGCTTGCTGGTTCAGGATCGCGATCTGGGCATGGTGACCGCAAGCGATCTGCGCGTGGTCAGCAAACGCCAGCCGACCGAGCAGGAGCTGCGTGATGCGCTGTTCTGCTGGAAAGTGGCGAAATTCGTCAAATCCAATGCCATTGTTTATTCCAAAGAGAACATGACCATCGGCATTGGTGCGGGCCAGATGAGCCGCGTCTACTCCGCGAAAATCGCCGGGATTAAAGCGGGCGATGAAGGGCTGGAAGTGAAAGGCTCCGCAATGGCGTCCGACGCCTTCTTCCCGTTCCGCGATGGTATTGATGCCGCGGCGGCAGTAGGTGTGACCTGTGTTATCCAGCCAGGCGGTTCAATCCGCGATGACGAAGTGATTGCCGCAGCCGACGAACACGGTATCGCGATGATCTTCACCGACATGCGTCACTTCCGCCACTAA
- a CDS encoding Phosphoribosylamine--glycine ligase yields MKVLVIGNGGREHALAWKAAQSPLVKSVFVAPGNAGTALEPALQNVAIGVTDIPALLSFAQNEKIDLTIVGPEAPLVIGVVDAFRAAGLKIFGPTEGAAQLEGSKAFTKDFLARHKIPTGEYQNFTEVEPALAYLREKGAPIVIKADGLAAGKGVIVAMTLEEAEAAVQDMLAGNAFGDAGHRIVIEEFLDGEEASFIVMVDGEHVLPMATSQDHKRVGDGDTGPNTGGMGAYSPAPVVTDEVHQRTMDRIIWPTVKGMAAEGNTYTGFLYAGLMIDKQGNPKVIEFNCRFGDPETQPIMLRMKSDLVELCLAACEGKLDEKTSEWDERASLGVVIAAGGYPGNYNNGDEIHGLPLEEVDGGKVFHAGTKLADDDRVLTNGGRVLCATALGHTVAEAQKRAYALMKDIHWDGSFSRSDIGYRAIAREQGE; encoded by the coding sequence ATGAAAGTATTAGTCATTGGTAACGGCGGGCGCGAACACGCCCTGGCGTGGAAAGCAGCACAGTCACCGCTGGTGAAATCCGTTTTTGTAGCGCCGGGCAATGCCGGTACCGCACTGGAACCCGCCCTGCAAAACGTCGCTATCGGCGTGACCGATATTCCGGCGCTGCTGAGCTTTGCCCAGAACGAGAAAATCGATCTGACCATCGTCGGCCCGGAAGCACCGCTGGTGATTGGCGTGGTGGATGCCTTCCGCGCCGCTGGTCTGAAAATCTTCGGCCCAACGGAGGGTGCGGCGCAACTCGAAGGCTCTAAAGCCTTCACCAAAGATTTCCTCGCGCGCCACAAAATCCCGACCGGCGAATATCAGAACTTCACCGAAGTAGAACCAGCCCTGGCATATCTGCGTGAGAAAGGCGCACCGATTGTTATCAAGGCTGACGGTCTGGCTGCCGGTAAAGGGGTTATCGTCGCGATGACGCTCGAAGAGGCGGAAGCCGCTGTTCAGGATATGCTGGCAGGTAACGCCTTTGGCGACGCGGGACATCGCATCGTTATCGAAGAGTTCCTCGACGGCGAAGAGGCGAGCTTTATTGTGATGGTCGATGGCGAGCACGTTCTGCCGATGGCCACCAGCCAGGATCACAAACGTGTGGGCGATGGCGATACTGGTCCAAACACGGGTGGAATGGGCGCTTACTCACCTGCGCCTGTGGTCACTGACGAAGTCCATCAGCGCACGATGGATCGCATCATCTGGCCTACCGTGAAAGGCATGGCGGCAGAAGGCAACACTTACACCGGCTTCTTGTATGCGGGGCTGATGATCGATAAGCAGGGCAACCCGAAGGTCATCGAGTTCAACTGCCGCTTCGGCGACCCGGAAACTCAGCCGATCATGCTGCGCATGAAATCCGACCTGGTCGAACTGTGCCTGGCCGCCTGCGAAGGCAAGCTGGACGAGAAAACCTCCGAGTGGGATGAACGCGCGTCTCTGGGCGTGGTGATCGCTGCCGGTGGTTATCCGGGCAACTATAACAATGGCGATGAGATCCACGGTTTACCGCTGGAAGAGGTCGACGGCGGGAAGGTGTTCCATGCAGGCACCAAACTGGCTGACGACGATCGCGTGTTAACTAACGGGGGCCGCGTCCTGTGCGCCACCGCGCTGGGTCACACCGTTGCCGAAGCACAGAAACGCGCTTACGCGCTGATGAAGGATATCCACTGGGACGGCAGCTTTAGCCGCAGTGATATTGGCTATCGGGCCATTGCCCGTGAGCAAGGCGAGTAA
- a CDS encoding Malate synthase — protein sequence MNQQATTADELAFNQPYGEQEQQVLTPDAVEFLTELVTRFAPKRNKLLAARIQQQQEIDNGKLPGFISETASIRESEWNIRGIPQDLQDRRVEITGPVERKMVINAMNANVKVFMADFEDSLAPDWRKVIEGQINLRDAVNGTISYTNEAGKIYQLKPNPAVLICRVRGLHLPEKHVTWRNEAIPGSLFDFALYFFHNHKSLLAKGSGPYFYLPKTQSWQEAAWWSEVFSYTEDRFNLPRGTIKATLLIETLPAVFQMDEILHALRDHIVGLNCGRWDYIFSYIKTLKNHPDRVLPDRQAVTMDKPFLSAYSRLLIKTCHKRGAFAMGGMAAFIPSKDAERNNQVLTKVKADKELEARNGHDGTWVAHPGLADTAMEVFNSVLGDNKNQLFVTREDDALITAEQLLAPCEGERTEAGMRANIRVAVQYIEAWISGNGCVPIYGLMEDAATAEISRTSIWQWIHHQKALNNGKPVTKSLFRQMLAEEMLVIQDELGEHRFSSGRFDDAARLMEQITTSDELIDFLTLPGYRLLA from the coding sequence ATGAATCAACAGGCAACGACCGCCGATGAACTGGCGTTTAACCAACCTTATGGTGAGCAGGAACAGCAGGTTTTAACGCCAGATGCCGTCGAGTTTCTGACTGAGCTGGTGACGCGCTTCGCACCAAAGCGCAATAAATTGCTGGCCGCTCGTATCCAGCAACAGCAGGAAATCGACAACGGCAAGCTGCCAGGATTCATTTCGGAAACCGCTTCCATTCGTGAATCAGAGTGGAATATTCGTGGAATCCCGCAGGATTTACAAGATCGTCGCGTCGAAATCACCGGCCCGGTCGAGCGCAAAATGGTGATTAACGCCATGAATGCCAACGTAAAAGTCTTTATGGCCGACTTCGAAGATTCGCTGGCGCCGGACTGGCGTAAAGTGATCGAGGGGCAAATCAACCTGCGCGATGCGGTGAATGGAACTATCAGCTATACCAACGAAGCCGGAAAAATCTATCAACTCAAACCCAATCCGGCGGTCCTGATTTGCCGCGTGCGCGGCCTGCATCTGCCGGAAAAACACGTCACATGGCGCAACGAAGCCATTCCCGGCAGCCTGTTTGATTTCGCCCTCTACTTCTTCCATAACCACAAAAGCCTGCTGGCTAAAGGCAGCGGTCCTTATTTCTACCTGCCAAAAACGCAGTCATGGCAGGAAGCGGCGTGGTGGAGCGAAGTCTTTAGCTATACGGAAGATCGGTTCAATCTGCCGCGTGGCACCATCAAAGCCACCCTGCTGATCGAAACACTGCCGGCCGTGTTCCAGATGGACGAAATCCTGCACGCTCTGCGCGACCACATCGTCGGCCTGAACTGCGGACGCTGGGATTACATTTTCAGCTACATCAAAACCCTGAAAAATCACCCGGACCGCGTACTACCTGACCGTCAGGCGGTCACTATGGACAAACCGTTCCTCAGCGCCTACTCGCGACTGCTGATCAAGACTTGCCACAAGCGCGGCGCGTTCGCGATGGGCGGCATGGCGGCCTTCATTCCGAGCAAAGACGCTGAACGCAACAATCAGGTGCTGACTAAAGTCAAAGCGGACAAAGAGCTGGAAGCCCGCAATGGCCACGATGGCACCTGGGTTGCCCATCCTGGCCTGGCAGACACGGCGATGGAGGTCTTCAACAGCGTGCTGGGTGATAACAAAAATCAGCTGTTCGTTACCCGAGAAGACGATGCGTTGATTACGGCTGAACAGCTGCTGGCGCCCTGCGAGGGGGAACGCACCGAAGCCGGTATGCGCGCCAATATTCGCGTAGCGGTTCAGTACATCGAGGCCTGGATCTCGGGCAATGGCTGCGTCCCGATTTACGGCCTGATGGAAGACGCCGCCACGGCGGAGATCTCCCGCACCTCCATCTGGCAGTGGATTCACCACCAGAAAGCGCTCAACAACGGCAAACCGGTGACCAAATCTCTGTTCCGCCAGATGCTCGCCGAAGAGATGCTAGTGATTCAGGACGAGCTGGGCGAACACCGCTTCAGCAGCGGCCGTTTTGACGATGCCGCACGTCTGATGGAGCAAATCACCACTTCCGACGAACTGATTGATTTCTTAACTCTGCCCGGCTACCGCCTGCTGGCCTGA